TAAGTTTACACACTGGTGGAGATTTAACTATATCAGTCAATGATGAAATTATTAAGAACATAATAGGAATAAGAATATCGCTAAGTGAAGGGATAGAGATACAGAGTTTTTCAATTCCAAACTGCTTAAGTCAAAATTTAAATAGTGACAAAATTTACGAATATAGAGATATTTATAAAAATCAATATAATATAAGTGGAAATGTATATATAAGCAAACCTTCTAATATCGATAAAGAAAATACAATAGTTGTTGATTTTATATATAAATAAAGACTTATATAATATAAGTGAAAGTGGAGAGGTTAGAATGGAAATATATTTTATGATAGTATCTTTTATTATGGGAGCTATATTGGGGAGTTTTTATAATGTATGTATATTTAGAATACCAGAAAAATTATCAATAATAACTCCTCCATCACACTGCTATAAATGTGATACAAGACTGAGACCTTTAGACTTAATGCCGATACTTAGCTGGATTATATTAAAAGGGAAATGTAGATATTGTGGTGAAAAAATTTCATATAGATATGCTTTAATAGAACTTTTAACAGGAATATTATTTTTATTAGTTTACAATATCTATGAATATAATATTCAAACTATATATTATTTAATATTTATATCATTGTTAATTATAATAACATTTATAGATATAGACCATTATATAATTCCGGATGAGTTAATTATATTTGGGAGTATAGTAGCTACTTTATTTAATATTTTAGGACAAGGAATAGGAATAAAAAATAGTTTGATAGGAGCAGTTATCTGTGGTGGAAGCATGCTAATTTTAATAAACTTAATTGAGTTTATAGTAAAAAAAGAAGTCATGGGAGGCGGAGATATAAAACTTTTTGCTATGGCGGGTTTGTTTTTAGGTATTAGTGGCGGAGTATTAACGATATTGCTTAGCATATATATTGGAGCACTCTACGGAATAGTTGTTATATTAAATAGCAAATTAAAAAAACAAGAATATAATTCGATGATTCCATATGGGCCCTTTATTTCTATCGGAGCATTAATTGTTGTTCTATGTGGAACTAATATAATAAATTGGTATGTGGGGCTGTTTTAAATCAGCCTTTTTAAATATTGAAAGGTTTTATTTTAGTATATGAAATAGTATTAAAAAAAGCTATAAGTTAATAATTGTAATAGCCCTGCTATTACTAATTAATTATGATTTATATATTACTTATTTCGATAATAGCATCATATATTTCAAATAATCAAATTTATTTAATATGTGATGAAATAAAAAATAATAAAAAGAATACTTTAATAATTTATATAACAATTATATTAACAATGATTTCAATCTATCTTAAATATGGATTTACTATAGAATCTATAAAATATCTAACATTAATACCATTTATAGTAATAATTTCAATAATAGACTATCATACAACATATATATATGATATAACAGTACTTAGTGGTATAATAATTCAAGGTATAATTTTTATCTCAACATTAAATAAAGATTTAAATTCAGCAAGCCATATATCTGCAATGATAATAGGGCTTGTTTTAGCATATATAATATCAAAAATAACTAATGGATTAGGTCAAGGAGATATAGGCTTATACGGCCTATGTTCTTTTACATTAGGACATAATTATGCTCTGTATTTAATATCACTATCATATATTATAGCTAGTATATATTGTGTATATATACTTTTTATGAAAAGTGATAAAATAAGAAAAATACCATTTGCACCATTTATATCATTATCAACAATAATTATAATGATGACCAATAATGATATATTAAAAATATATTTTGATATAATAGGCAATTAAAGGAGGACGGAAAATGTATGTAGTAGTAGGGTTAGGTAATCCAGGTAAACAATATGATAAAACTAGACATAATGTAGGTTTTGATGTAATAGATATTCTTGCAAAGGAATATGGTATATCAGTGACGAAGATAAAACATAAGGCCTTAATAGGTGAAGGAAGAATAGGGTCAGAAAAAGTTTTACTAGTTAAACCACAAACATATATGAATTTAAGTGGAGAAACTTTAATAGATATATATAAATACTATAAAGTTGATTTGAGCAATATAATAGTAATATACGACGATATTGACTTAGATGTTGGAAAAATCAGAATAAGAAAAAAAGGTAGTGGTGGAACTCACAATGGAATGAGATCTATAGTTAAGTGCTTAGGGTCTACAGAATTTCCAAGAGTAAGGGTAGGTGTATCTAAACCAATGCCAGGACAAGACTTAGCTGATTTTGTACTTTCTAGATTTAGAAAAGAAGAATCCATAGACTTAGAAAATGGTTTAGAAAAAGCATATCGTGCAGTTGATTGCATTATAAGAGAAAATATCGATATATCTATGAACAAATACAACGGATAGTGAGAGGGGAATTTTATATGAATGATGTTTTTGTTTACCCTTTGCAGAATTCAAAAGAATATAAAGATGTTATAAATTGCATAAAAAATAATAGAGGCTCATTACTAGTTAATGGCCTTTTACCAGTGCAAAAACCACATATAGCCTATTCTATATTCAAAGACTTATCTAGACAAACTGTCATAGTAGCAAGTAGTGATTTAGAAGCAAAAAAGGTATATGATGATTTAAGTTTTTATATGAAAGATAAAGTAGAGTATTTAGGTCACCAAGATATCTACTTTTATAGCTTAGATGCAAAGGATAGAAATGAAGAAGCTAAAAAATTAAAAGTTTTATTAAAGTTAGCTAAAGGTGAAGATATGGTTTTAATAACTTCTGTAGAAGCTATATTAAAAAAATATATCCCTAAAGATATATTATTAGAAAATATATTTACGTATAAGATAGGGGATATAGTTAACCTTGATGATTTAAGTGAAAAATTAGTTTCACTTGGCTATGAAAGGGTTTCCAAAATAGAAGGTTTTGGTCAGTTTAGTATTAGAGGGGGAATTATAGATATATTTTCACTAGAATACACAGATCCGATTCGTATGGAATTATTTGATGATGAAATAGATTCTATACGAACTTTTGATGTTTTCACGCAAAAATCTATAGAGAAAATGAAGAAATTTTCAATAACTCCGTCGAGAGAATTTATATATCCTGATAAAATTGATAAAGCCGTAGAAAGAATAAAAAAAGATACAACTAAATATACTAATGAAGATGTTTTTAGAAACATTGATAATATATCAAGCAAAACATATTTTGAAGGGATTGAAAATTATATTGATTATGTTTATACATATGAAAATAAAAGTTTATTCACATATCTTAAAGACAACGCTATTGTATTTGTAAATGACATAAGCAGAGTAAAAGAAAGATGTGAAAATTATATAAATGAATTTAAAGATAATTATAAGTTAAATCTCGAAAGAGGTTTAGCATTAAAGAGTCAAGGTAACTTGTTATATCATTATAGTGATTTAGAATTTATTATAAATAATAAAAAATTAATTTTAAATACATTAATTCCAAAGCCGATAAATGACTTTAACGTAAACTCAGTTGTAAACTTTGAGGCTAGAGAAATTCCTACATTTAATGCAAAAATAGATGTTTTAGTAGAAGAGTTAAATAGATTAAAATACAATGGATATAAAATTATTTTAGCTACAAATACATTAGAAAGAGCTAAGAAATTAAATTCTGAATTATTAGATTTAGGACTAGAAACAACTATATCTAAGAGCAGAAATGTGGAAATAAAATCATCTCAAATAATAGTTATACCAGCAAGTATAAGCAGTGGATTTGAGTATAAATCAATTAAATTTGCTGTTATAACAGATAATGAAATGATAGGAGTTCATAAAAGAGGGTCTAGCTCTAAGACTAAAAAATCTAAAAAAGGCAAAAAAATAGAGTCATTTTTAGATTTAAATGTAGGTGATTATGTTGTTCATGAAAATAGTGGTGTAGGTAGATACACAGGAATTGAGCAAATTACAGTAAATGCTATAAAGAAAGACTATATGAAAATAGTTTATCAAGGCGGAGATAACCTATATGTACCTATTGATCAAATGGATAAAGTACAAAAGTATATAGGTGTTGAAGAAGATAAAGTAAAATTAAACAAACTTGGAACAAATGAATGGACAAAAGCTAAAGCTAAAGTTAAAAAAGAAATAGAAGATATGACAAAAGATTTAATAGAACTTTATGCTAAGCGTGAAAAAGTTAAGGGTTATAAGTTTAGTAAAGATACAACTTGGCAATCAGAATTTGAGTCATTATTCCCACACCAAGAAACAGATGACCAATTAAAAGCTATAGAGGACACAAAGAAAGACATGCAGTCTAATAAAGTAATGGATAGGCTTGTATGTGGAGATGTTGGATATGGAAAAACAGAAGTAGCTATAAGAGCTGTTTTCAAGGCTTGTATGGATCAAAAACAAGTTGCAGTACTAGTTCCAACAACAATACTAGCTCAGCAGCATTACAATACATTTAAAGAAAGATTTGAAAATTATCCTATAAGAGTTGAGGTACTAAGTAGATTTAAAACTCCTAAACAACAAAAACAAATTATAGAAGATGCTAAAAAAGGATTAGTAGATGTATTAATTGGTACCCATAGAATAGTATCTAAAGATATAAACCTACCTAATTTAGGATTAGTAGTTATAGATGAAGAGCAAAGATTTGGAGTTAGACATAAAGAAGCATTAAAGAAAATTAAGTCAACAGTAGATGTTCTGACTTTATCAGCAACACCTATTCCTAGAACACTACACATGTCTTTGAGTGGAATAAGAGATATGAGTGTTATAGAAGAACCACCACAAGAAAGACATCCTGTAATAACTTATGTTACAGAGGCTAAGGAAAGTGTAATACAGGATGAAATAGAAAGAGAGCTTGGTAGAGGTGGACAGGTATTCTTTATTTATAATAGAGTTGAACATATTGAAGAAATGGCAAGCATGATACAAAGGCTGGTGCCAGATGCAAGAGTTGCGGTAGCGCACGGTAGAATGACATCTAAAGCTCTTGAAAATATAATACTAGGATTTTTAAATAAGGAATTTGATGTTTTAGTTTGTACAACAATAGTAGAAACAGGTATGGATATTTCTAATGCAAACACTATGATTATATATGATGCAGATAAGATGGGACTTGCACAGCTTTACCAGTTAAGAGGTAGGGTGGGGAGAAGTTCTAGACAAGGCTATGCATACTTAATGTATGAAAAAGACAAAGTTCTTAGTGAAATAGCTGAAAAAAGATTAAAAGCAATAAGAGAATTTACTGAGTTTGGATCAGGATTTAAAATAGCCATGAGAGACTTGGAAATAAGAGGAGCAGGTAATATACTTGGATCTCAGCAACATGGTCATATGGCTATAATAGGTTATGATCTATATGTAAAGATGTTAAATGAGGCTATTAAAAAAGTTAAGGGTGAAGTTGTTCATGAGGAAGTAGATGTAGAGATAGACTTAGGTGTAAATGCATACATACCAGATAGTTATATAAGTGATGAGCTAATTAAAATAGAAATGTATAAAAAAATTGCATCTATAGAATCAAAGGAAGATATGCATGAAATACAAGAAGAATTAGAAGATAGATTTTCAGATATACCAAAAGCAGTTCAGTGTTTACTTAGAATAGCTTATATTAAGACTTTATGTAAGAAGCTTAAAATTGAAAAGGTAAGACAGATAAAAGATGAAATATTATTAGTTCCTACAACAAGATATAAAACAAAGGAAAAAATAGGTTATAATATAGTAGTAGAATTAGAAGAACTTTTACAAAAAATGTGTAGTGTAAAATAATTTAAAATAAGAGAGGGTGTTTAGATGTTAAAAAAACTAATGTCAGTAGCAGTATCTTTAGTATTATGCGTAACAATGACTGCTTGTTCAAGTGGTGCTAAAACTAATGATATAGTAGCTACAGTAAATGGAAAAGA
Above is a genomic segment from Romboutsia lituseburensis containing:
- a CDS encoding prepilin peptidase → MEIYFMIVSFIMGAILGSFYNVCIFRIPEKLSIITPPSHCYKCDTRLRPLDLMPILSWIILKGKCRYCGEKISYRYALIELLTGILFLLVYNIYEYNIQTIYYLIFISLLIIITFIDIDHYIIPDELIIFGSIVATLFNILGQGIGIKNSLIGAVICGGSMLILINLIEFIVKKEVMGGGDIKLFAMAGLFLGISGGVLTILLSIYIGALYGIVVILNSKLKKQEYNSMIPYGPFISIGALIVVLCGTNIINWYVGLF
- a CDS encoding prepilin peptidase → MIYILLISIIASYISNNQIYLICDEIKNNKKNTLIIYITIILTMISIYLKYGFTIESIKYLTLIPFIVIISIIDYHTTYIYDITVLSGIIIQGIIFISTLNKDLNSASHISAMIIGLVLAYIISKITNGLGQGDIGLYGLCSFTLGHNYALYLISLSYIIASIYCVYILFMKSDKIRKIPFAPFISLSTIIIMMTNNDILKIYFDIIGN
- the pth gene encoding aminoacyl-tRNA hydrolase, which produces MYVVVGLGNPGKQYDKTRHNVGFDVIDILAKEYGISVTKIKHKALIGEGRIGSEKVLLVKPQTYMNLSGETLIDIYKYYKVDLSNIIVIYDDIDLDVGKIRIRKKGSGGTHNGMRSIVKCLGSTEFPRVRVGVSKPMPGQDLADFVLSRFRKEESIDLENGLEKAYRAVDCIIRENIDISMNKYNG
- the mfd gene encoding transcription-repair coupling factor — translated: MNDVFVYPLQNSKEYKDVINCIKNNRGSLLVNGLLPVQKPHIAYSIFKDLSRQTVIVASSDLEAKKVYDDLSFYMKDKVEYLGHQDIYFYSLDAKDRNEEAKKLKVLLKLAKGEDMVLITSVEAILKKYIPKDILLENIFTYKIGDIVNLDDLSEKLVSLGYERVSKIEGFGQFSIRGGIIDIFSLEYTDPIRMELFDDEIDSIRTFDVFTQKSIEKMKKFSITPSREFIYPDKIDKAVERIKKDTTKYTNEDVFRNIDNISSKTYFEGIENYIDYVYTYENKSLFTYLKDNAIVFVNDISRVKERCENYINEFKDNYKLNLERGLALKSQGNLLYHYSDLEFIINNKKLILNTLIPKPINDFNVNSVVNFEAREIPTFNAKIDVLVEELNRLKYNGYKIILATNTLERAKKLNSELLDLGLETTISKSRNVEIKSSQIIVIPASISSGFEYKSIKFAVITDNEMIGVHKRGSSSKTKKSKKGKKIESFLDLNVGDYVVHENSGVGRYTGIEQITVNAIKKDYMKIVYQGGDNLYVPIDQMDKVQKYIGVEEDKVKLNKLGTNEWTKAKAKVKKEIEDMTKDLIELYAKREKVKGYKFSKDTTWQSEFESLFPHQETDDQLKAIEDTKKDMQSNKVMDRLVCGDVGYGKTEVAIRAVFKACMDQKQVAVLVPTTILAQQHYNTFKERFENYPIRVEVLSRFKTPKQQKQIIEDAKKGLVDVLIGTHRIVSKDINLPNLGLVVIDEEQRFGVRHKEALKKIKSTVDVLTLSATPIPRTLHMSLSGIRDMSVIEEPPQERHPVITYVTEAKESVIQDEIERELGRGGQVFFIYNRVEHIEEMASMIQRLVPDARVAVAHGRMTSKALENIILGFLNKEFDVLVCTTIVETGMDISNANTMIIYDADKMGLAQLYQLRGRVGRSSRQGYAYLMYEKDKVLSEIAEKRLKAIREFTEFGSGFKIAMRDLEIRGAGNILGSQQHGHMAIIGYDLYVKMLNEAIKKVKGEVVHEEVDVEIDLGVNAYIPDSYISDELIKIEMYKKIASIESKEDMHEIQEELEDRFSDIPKAVQCLLRIAYIKTLCKKLKIEKVRQIKDEILLVPTTRYKTKEKIGYNIVVELEELLQKMCSVK